The segment TCGGGCCACCACTGCTTGGCCCCCGCCGAGAAGCGCTTGACCCACCGGAAGATGTGGCTCGGCCCGAGCGGCGGCGACTCGACCCCGCCGATGAACCCGGTGAGCTTGAGCCCGGGCGGCACCGCGACCCCGATGACCTTGAGGACGACCGTGCGATACGAGGAGGCCCGTGGCTCCGCGCTACCGAGGCCGGTGAAACCCGGCCCAAGGTAACCCTCCACCCCGGCGCTGACCGTATCGAGGCTGTAGTGGAAGCACGCCAAGATCGAGTCTGGTAGCAGGGTGGTCGTCGCACGGCAGGCTCGGCAGCGCACCTGGGGAACCTGAGTCCACAGCAGCCGCCCGTCGAGCGAAGTACACCGACGTCGCCAGCAATGACAATGCCACGGCCCCTGTCGATCGCACCTCGGACAGAAGGTGGGTCGCCAACGCAGGATCTCGGACGGGTTCTCAAGGAATGCCTTGAGCCCGCCCGGGAACGGCACTATAGTTGGAATTGCCCCTGGTTGGTTTAGGATTGTGTCGCAACAACACCATGGCCAACGAGGGGCCTTTCTGTCCGTGGCGCATGCGCAACAATCGGCCGCCGCGGATCGGCGCCGCGGCGCGGGATTGTTATACGGGCGCCGCCTCAGGCGGCGGCGCTACTTCGCTCGCAATAGCATAGGAGCCAAACAAGTAGACGGCGAGCACCTCAGGCCGGTCGCCGACCGCCTGCTCGACGCTGGAAGCAAGGCGGGCCAGGATCTGCGGATCCGCCTTCCAGCGCCTCGCACTTGCCGGTGCGTACATCGCCGTGGCGCCTCCTCTCGGAATCGACTCTAGCAGGCCGCCCGAGGTGAGATCAATGCATCGGGGTGCCATGAGCCGGGGCCCGGCGACTCCTGCGGCACAGGTCCTTTCCGCGATAAGTGATATGGCCGGTCATGCCGTCCAGAGGATGCGCCCGACCCTGGCGCGCGGTCCAGCGAGAGAGCTTGACCGGCAGGAGCCTGCTGCGCAAGCTAGTAATTACTCCAAAGTAACTTATTTCAGGGTAAGATTTCTTCGATGGCCTTCGTCAACCGAGAAGCCGAGCTGGCATTCCTGCGCTCAGTGCGCGAGCGTGGTGGCGGGCTGGTCGTCGTCTACGGCAAGCGTCGGGTCGGAAAGACGGCATTGGTCAGGCAGTTCACAACCGACGTGCCGCACGTCTATTTCCTGGCGGACAAGGCGCCGGAGTCCGCCCAGCTCCAGGCCCTGTCGGAGCAGGTGGGCCTGCTGTTCGAGGACGAGTTCGTGCGCACTCGTGGGTTCGGAACCTGGACAGACGCCTTTCGATACCTTGCCGGCAAGGGCAGGGTGGTCCTGGTCATCGACGAGTTCCCCTATCTCATCGAGACCAACGCCGCCATCCCCTCGATCTTCCAGAAGGGCTGGGACGAGTACCTCCAGGGTTCGGGAGTCCTCCTCATCCTGCTGGGCTCGAGCATCGGGATGATGGAGACGGAGGTACTGGGGTACCGATCGCCGCTCTTCGGGCGTCGTACCGGCCAGCTTCTCGTGACGTCGCTGTCGTTTTGGGACCTACGGGAGTTCTGCGCCTGCCCTCCCGAGGAGCTCATGGGCCGCTATGCGATCTTGGGCGGCATGCCCGCGTACTGGCTCCGCTTCGATCCCCATGCAAGTCTGTGGGCCAACATCGCGGAGAATGTCCTGCAGCCCGAGGCCTACCTCTATGGAGAACCCGAGTTCATCCTTCGCGAGGAGTTGCGAGAGCCCCGCAACTACTTCGCCATCCTCCGGGCCATATCCCTTGGCAAGACGCGTCCAGGAGAGATCGTCAACGAGACCGGGCTGGACAAGAACCTGGTCGGCAAGTACCTCTCGGTCTTGACCGATTTGCGCATCGTGAGGCGCGAAGTGCCCGTGACCGAGTGGTCTGCGGAAAAGAGCAAGCGCGGAGTCTACCTTATCGACGAGCCGTTCTTCCGGTTCTGGTTTCGTTTCGTGTTTCCCAACCGGAGCTTCCTCGAGGAGCGCAGGCCGGAGTACGTGCTGGACCACAAGATCAAGCCGGCCCTCGACCTCTTCGTCTCCCAAGCCTTCGAAGACGTGTGCCGGGCGTACGTGCGGAAGGGCTGGCTCGAAGGCCCGCACTTCGAGCAAGTGGGTCGCTGGTGGACGAAGGAAGCTGAGATCGACGTCGTGGCCCTGGCAGAAGACGCCGGTACGATGCTCGTGGGCGAGGCCAAGTGGAGCGCCAAGCCAGTGGGCATCGCTGTCCTCGAGGGCCTCGAGCGCAAGGCCGCCCGGGTCCCGTGGCGCGCCGGAAGGCGGCAGGAGCGATACGTGCTCTTCAGCCGCGGCGGTTTCACTCGCGAGCTGCGGGATCGCGCGCGACGCGAGGGTGTCCGGTTGGTGGACCTGGCCGACCTCGTCGAATCGACGCGTCCGCACGGTTGAGAAGGTGCCCCCTATCGGCGCCCTCATAGCGCGGCTCTGATGACTTCGCTCCGGCATCGCGGCCGGCACGGAGGCCGGCCCCACCCGTTGCATCGGTGGCGCAGGCCTCCGTGCCTGCGTCCGATAGGCGCCAGGTCATTTGAGCGCCGCTATCAGTCGGTGACGAGTGCAAGACGGTGGCGTTCGAACAGGGCCCGAGCGCTCGGCTCGTCCAGACCTTCCATCGTCAGCAACCGCGCCAGGAGCTTGTCTGCCATGTCCAGGATCCCCTTGGCGGCTTCCTGGCCCAGGAGCTGGATGCCATGGGCCAGGAGGCTGCGATTGCGCGCCTGGCCCACGCCTACCAGCTTCTTGAGATCCATTCCCTCGGTCAAATCGGCCGGGAAGGCGACGGCGAGAAGCGTGTAGCAGACCGCCATCCCGATCTCCGTGGGCAAGTCGCCGGCGCTGGCGGGAAGCCTGTATCTGGCATCCTTGAGCTTGGCGTTGTAGCGATCGACGAGGTCTGCCAGGTCCATGCCAGCCTTCTCGGCGATGCCGTGCCAATCCATCGCGCTCGGGTCGGTCTCGCCCAGCATGGCCAGGCGCCGCTGTCCGATCAGCTCGATGGCGCGATAGGCGAGCAGGGCGGCGATATCGTAAGACCCGTCCACGAAGCGACGTCTTGCGGACTCGACCACCATGGCGACGAGCTCCAGGCCTTCGGCCGAGATCAGGACATCCCGGTCCTTGGCCGGGTCGGGGTTCTCCTGGGCCCGCACGCGCGAGGCGGCTAGCGCGAGACTCCGCGCACCCCGAGCGTTCTTGCCGATGGCGCTTCGCATCCCTATCACGGAATCGTCCGGCAGCGTGGCCTTCAAGCCAGCGAGATCCCGATCCAGCGCTTCGAGTAGCGCGGCACCGGTGGCGAAGTCGAGCCGCTCGATCGCATCGAAGCCCTCGGCAAGCTTGGCCCGCAGCAGGTCCGGGGTCTTGTCGCGTACGCGCGCGGCTATCCGATGGTACGCGGCGGCCGCGGCCGAGTAGCGACCGTGTCTCAAGAGTTCGCGAGCGGCGGATCGGTCTATCTCGCCGAAGACCCGAAAGGGGTTCTCCATCTCGAGTCGCTCTTCGTCGATCCAGCGGGGGCCGCCCATCATGCGGGGCTGGCGGGCGTCGATGTAGAAGAGCCGGGCGCGCGGAAGCGCGAAGGCGGCGACCGCCGCGGCCGCGCTCATCGTCTTGAGGCCGCCGGTCAGGTCGACGCCCACGTGGTCCGGACGGCCGCGCTCCTTCCACTCCCGGAAGACGATCTCGTACAGGCGAACCGGGTTCTTGCCATCACCGAGAGACAGGAGCCTCGATTCGGTCGCATTCAGGCCAAGGACCCCGACCACGTCGTTCGCGGACTCCCACTCCTCGTCCGTGTGCAGGAGGATCACATACCGGGCGGGGGTCGCCACGATCGCGAGCGTGGGGGACTCCGGCTGCGCGCCCACCGTGACGAAGAGTAGGTCGAGGACGGCATCGTCACCAGTTTGCAGGCGACTTGCCGCAGCGCGCCGCACGCGCTCGAGTTCGCACGGGAAGACCTGTTCCTGATAGACAACGTCCCCTTGGGATGGACTTCTGCGTGGCTTCACCTGCTCGGGACCCAGGGCCCCGATCGCCTCCTGGCGCGCCGCTTCGAAGGCCTCGTCGCTCAAGCCGGCAAAGCGTTCGCAAAGCAACGGAGTGCGAACGCCGGTCAGCGAAACCTCCCTCGCAGCGGGATTCATTGCCTTTCGCCGGCCTGTAGCAAGGCCATCAGCTCGCCCGCCCAGGCGAAGCGCTCACGCCGTTCGGCCACCCACTTGCGCCCGAGCTTGGCGACGATTTTCTCGGCCCACTCGCGCTTTGCCGCCCCGGCCCGGTCAAGGATCTTGGGCACCTCGCTTGCCGCGTTTGACGGATTCAGGCTGTTGACCGCGATCAGCAGCTCCCGGCCGGGATCGAGCTGGACCTGGATGGCCCTGGCGCCGCCGTCTCCGCCGGCCGGGGCGTCGGCGCGGCCCAGGCGACCGTAGCCGGAGCTGGTCTTGGCGCCGATCCCCCATTCGTCGAGTGCGCAAAGCAGCTCGGTCTTTGCGAACTCGAGCAGATTGGCGCCCCCCTCCCGTGACGAGATCGCGAGGAGGAACCGCTGGCCCGGCTTCACCGTGAGGAAGCCTATCGGCACTGGCGAGGTGTAGTCGTTGGGCCAGGCCGCCCCCATTTTGTCGTAGTACGCCTTCTGGTGGACCGTGATGACATCGGGAGCGAGGAAGCCGCCGGGCGCGGGAACCCAGAGGGCGTCGTGAAAGACAATGCCGCCGGCCGCCCCGAAAGGATCCTTGTCCCAGGCCGGGCCACCGAACAGGGCTCGATGCTGCTCGCCCGGGCCTGCCACGATGCGGCGGCTCTGTTCGTCCCAGACGACACCGCCAAACGGCTGGCGATCGGGCTCGGCGCCGGGATGAGAGGGGCCGTAGGAAGCGTCGACGTAGTGGTTGAGGAGCCCCTTGATGGCCGAACCCGGGATGATCGGGACCCCCCAGGTGTGGTGCAGCGTCAGGCCCACCTCCGTGGCCGCCGGATTGCCATGCCCGAGCAGCAGCCGCGAGCGGGCCTTGATCTCGATGACGACATCGGCTTCGCCGAAGCTTTGCCGCCAGCGCCGGAAGAACGCCGGATAGCCGGACTCCTCCGTCCCCAGGTGGCCGGCGGAGCGGATCAGCCGCCCCAGCCAGTCAGGACGCTGGCCGTCGGGGACCTTACCGGTCCCGGCCTCGGCCGGGGCCCAGACATCGTAGGCGAGCCCGGGGTGGTCCGCCACGCGCTCCCTGGCCGGCTGCAGGAGGGCGGCCCTCACTTCTGGTCCCCCTTCGCCTCGACGGCCCGCTTGAGCCAGACAACGAACTTCAAGGTCTCGCGGGTCGCGAGCATGTAGTGGGCGGTCTCCAGCTCCCGGATGCGGCTCGGGAGGGATTCGCCGGTGCATTCCTCAAAGTGCGGAATGCCGGCGCTGGCCAGATCGCGGAACACCAGGCGGACTTCCTGGCGGCTCTTGTCCCGCTCGAGCGTGGAGACGGCAGCCGCCAGGCCGTTTCGCAAGATGTCCGCGCCGAGGTCCTTGACGGCACCTTTGTAGTCTTCGAACTTGTCCTTGAGCTCCGACTTTGCCTGCGCCGCGGCCTGATAGGCGTGGCGGGCCCGCTCCTGATCGCGATTCATCCTTACCTCCTCAGTTGAGCGAGATGGGCACCATGCGGCAGCGCCCCCGACCCACCGTCGCCTTGCCGCCAAACTGTAGGGTCTCCTCGCCGGGCAAGGCGACCTTGAGGACACCAGCCGGCTTGAGATCCTCCTGGCCCGGCTTCCGGCTCCGGTCGGCCGCGATCAGCCCGAGCAGCACCGTCTCGGCAGGCAGGCTCTCCTCGGTCCAGAGCGCCCCCTTGGCCACCGTGCGCGTCTTCGGATCCAGCCTCACCCGCGTGTCCACCTGGGTGGCGGTCTCCCAGAGGAAGGTCATCGTCTCGTCGTCGACCACGGCAAACCGCTTCTCGAAGACCTGCCGCTCGCCGCCATCGGCGAAGAGGAGGCCCGCGAGGAATCGCGCCCATTCGGTCGCGGCGGCGTCCGCCCCGGCCGGCAGGTCGAGATCCTCGAAGTACACCTTTGTGCCTTGTCCGACGGTGTGCAAGTTGAGCGAGCCTTCGGCCACGCGGGCGCAGTTCCCCGAGGGAAGCGAGAAAGAGCCAGGCAAGCCCGCAACGCCTCGCAGATCCCGGCGCGCCAGTTCCAGGAGCAATGGGCACGTCACCCAGGCCACGGTTCCCCGGAAGCTCCTCACGGGCAACGCCAGCAGGTGGGCGTCGCCGACGACCAGGGCGCCGGCATGCGCACTGGTGTCATCGGTTTGCTCGGGCCCGAAGACCGCGAGCAGGGCATCCTTGGGGGGAGCGCCGCCGTTGCCGCTTCGGCGGGCGTCTCGCAGGACGCCCTTGATGGACGAGCCCGGGACGATTGGAATTCCCGTGGCCCGCATCCGGGCGATAGGCAGGTCGATGATGTCGAGCGCCTGGCCCGTCCCGGCGTGCAACGGCGAGAGCGCCTGGAGCAAGTATGGTTGGGTCTGCATGGTCGTCTCGTCCTTCCTTTGTCGCTTCAGTCGCCCGGGTCCCAGCGTCCCGCGACGACTCTCCCGAGCCCGCTGCCCGTGTCCTGGCCCCAGCCCGCGAGCCAGAGGGCCGCAAGCTCCTGCGGCGTAAATGCTTCGCCCGAGGCCTTCTGAAAGAAGTAGACCGCACCGGGAGGAACCAGCCGGCGCGTGTTCTTGGGCCCCCGTGCGACAAGGTCCCAGCCCGACAGATTGAGGGGCCGGTTGACCAGGGCCGCCCGCAGGATCATGCGTCCCGCGACGCCTGGCAGGGTGCCTTCGAGAACGCCGCCGCCGCCGGCACCGAAACCGTCCGGCAGCCAGCCGCCCTCGAACCAAACAGGCGTCACCACGAACAGACGGAGCCCGCCGGCCGCCGGCCCGAAGTCGGCGGGGGGCGCGAAGACGCCCTGTGGGCCCTCCAGGCATCGCGCCAGGCGCGAATCTCCTCCCAGCGTGAAAGGAAGCCCGTCAAGGGGCGCGGCGCTCTCGGGCGTGTCGGCTTCCAGGGCGATTCCCCACTCGTACCAGGCGATTCGCCCGTCCCCGCGGGCCTTGTGCAGCGTCTCGCAGACGTCGGCCGAGAAGAGGCTGCCGTCCCGGCCGGTCAGGGTCTCGGGATCGATGCCGACATGCACCTGCACCCGCCGCGGGAGCCTCCTGGCGGGCAGTTCCGAGAGCAGGTCGCGTTCATCCGGCCACTCGACCGCCTGGCCCCTCAGCCATGCCAACCATTCAGCATCCGTCCACCACAGCGGCAGCTCGGCAGCCTTGACCTGGCTGTCGGGAGAAGCGAACCATAGGCGGTCGGCGGGGTTGTCGTCCGCCGAGTAGAGCGATTGGCCCGCGACGTCTTCAGGCTTCGGTTCGAGGCGTGTGGCGGCGGACGTCCCTTCCGGGCGCCAGGCGTCGGCCGGCCGCGGCCACATGCGATGCCCCGCCCGCCACGCCTCCCCGATCCGACGGCGCAAGGGCAGATTGGCGCCCAGGCATATGGGCTTGGTCCTGCTCAGCCAATCGTCGCGCGTGAAGGTCTGCTCGCCCTCGTTGGCGCGTCCCCAGGCAGTGCGGAGGGCCCCCAGCAGCGTCGGGGGAAAGGGCCAGTCCACCGCACGGGCATGGGAGGCCACCTCCGAATGCCAGCCGCGCCCGTCCTTGAAGTGAAAGCCGTCTCTCGGCTCGAGGGTCAGCGTCGCGCTAGGCATCGACAAGCTCCTTCTCTGACCCGGCCCGCGGCTCGGCCGAGGCTTCCGCATGGGCGATCAACCGGGCGATCATCATCAGGCTGACCCAGTCGTCGATTCGTTGCCGGTACTCGCTGTAGCTTGCGCCGGACAGGTCGAGGCCGACTTGCGCGGGTTCCAGGACGCCCCTGGCTTCGGTGCGGGCGAGAATGCGCCGCGTCTCGCCCAGCAGGACGTCGCACCAGCTCGCTTCATTGCCGGAAGAGAGTTCGGCAGGTTCGGGCATGCGGGAGATCGCTCGCGCGATCTCGTAGACCTTCTTGTGGGATAGATCGCCCGCAAGGGCCGTCTTGGCCGCGGCGAGCAGGCCAGAAGGATCGTCGTGCCAGCCCCGGCTCCATTGCACCTCGCCGCCAGAGCGCTTGTCGGCCACGACCGCCAGGCGGTTTCGTCCGGAGTCCTTGGCCAGGCGTTCTGCCCGGCGGCCGAGGGCCAGGAGTTCGCCCATCGGCACGAGGAGGTGGCCGATGCCGAGTCCGACCGAGAGCGTGGGGGCCCTCGAGAGCCCGAGCGGAGCCATCATCTCGGCGAAGGCCTTGTGCAGGCGCTCGGCGCAAGGTGCCGCGGAATGCAGGGGCAAGAAGGCGAGCACGTCATCGCCCCCCGCATACACCAGGATGCCGTCCCACTCGGCCACGATTTCCCGCGCCTTGGTGGCGAACAAGGCGAGCTGGCGGGACAGGTCCCGATGCCGCTCGGGATCGGAGAGCTCCGAGATCGCGGCTCCCATCTTGTCGCCATCGGCGACGAGGCAGGCGAGATAGGGCGAGGGGGTCTTCATCATGGCTAAAAGGGGCTGGACGTGCGTCTCTCCCCATTCGCGGGGCAGCCCGATTTCGGATAGCAGAGACTTCCAGCGGTCGGGCAGGAACACCTGGGCGTCGAACGGGAAGGCCTTGACGGCCGCCAGGGCGCTGCCGATCTGCGTGAAGACTCCGCCCCCGCAAGCCGTGCGCACGGCCTGGAAGGCTGCCGGTGCCGCCTCGGCCGCCTTCGAGATCCACGGGCCGAGCGCGACGTTGGCCAGGGGGACGAAGTGCTCGGGCTCCCCGCCGGCGCGCTTGAGCAGGCCGATGGCATCGAGCTGCTCGCCGGCGTTTATCCGGAACCTCCTCACCAGCTCGGCGGGGCGCTGGTCGGGCTTCTCGAGGACCGTGGACCGGCCCCCGTCAAGGCTGGACTTCAGTCGGCCGGCGCCCTGCCGGCTCCAGGAGGCGAAATCGCGCAGGCCCTTTCGCCCCGCCAGGCGCCGCTCGACATGCTCGCGCGCCTGGCGGTAACCGTCTGGCGCGTCGCCAACCGGCGCCCAGGCCGCGAGGAATTCCACGAGGGTGTCGAGTTGCTCGCGCCAGATCTCGGCGCTCTCGGGCGCCAGCAGGTCGGCGCACCGCTTCTCGACCCGTGCGGCCACGTCCTCCAATCTCTTGGTCACGGCTTTCCGGCATTCCTTGGCCAGCGCGGACGGGTCGCAGCCGTCGGGAAGAACGGCGACGATGCGGTTGGCGATACTCAGTGCCGGGGCTCCGCCTGGCCGAAACGGGCCGTCGGCGGGTTCCAGCTCGGGATGCCCCTTTTCGAGCGCGGGAAAGATCAGCTCTCCGCCGGCGTCGGCCACCGCCCGGGCCGCCGCCCGGGAAAGCTCCCCGAGCAGGTGGCTGCCAAACCAGAGGTCCCGCGTCCGCCTCGCCTGGGCGATGAACTCCTGGACCGGCCCGAGCGTGACGAGGAAGTACGTAGCGTTCATCTTCAGCGCACCTCCTTGACCTGCTTGACCTCGGCCAGCCAGGCGCAGAACGCCGTTCGCAGCCGCTGGCCCTGCGGGGCGCCTGCGCCGGCGGCGAGCCACTTCGACAGCGGCTTGTCCCCCGGGGCCACCAGGTCGTCGAAGGCCGCTTCCGACCCCCGCTTGAGCGCCGGCCCGGATCCCGAGATGGGTGCGCCCTCCTGGAGGCCCACCTTGCCGCCGTCGGGATAGCCGCGATTCAGCCAGAGCGCCGCGGGCACGAACCGGCCGTCGGCCAGGGGGATCGCCTTCACGATGAGCGGACTGGCCAGGCGGTCGTGGCCGGCGCTCCCCTTCTTCCAGACGAGGGTGAATGGCCGGGGCTCGTTGTCGCGGTAGGGCTGGCCCGTCCGATCCCTGCCCTGAAACTGCCCGATGATGGGAAGGCCGAAGCCGGCCCGGGGCCAGACGGGCGTGGCGTTGTGTCGCGGCTTATGGGCCCAGGGCCCGGAGCCGGCGAGCTGTCTGACCTTGTCGCTCTCGGGCCAGTTGGAACGCCCCGGCCGCCGGTTGTCGGCACCCGGTTCGCGAGCAAACCCGTCGCCGGCGCCATCCTTCTGCCGGAAATCACGCAGCCAGGCCAACGCCGTCGTCCACGCCGCCTCGGGATCGGCGACGGGCAGACCGCCATGGAGGCTCGCCCCCGAGAGAACGGGAATGTCGGCGGGGGCTGCGGCGGCGTCGGCTTTCAGCACGTCCCGCCCGAACACCCGCTCGAATTCGGCGCGCGTCAGCGCCTTGGGCAACCAGGCCTCCCGCTCGGCGGCGACGTCTACGGCCAGACTCCCCAGCCCTCGACGGGTGCGGCCGCCGTATCCGCCGAAAAGGATCCATGCGGCGATGGCGGCGCGGACCTCCGACGCATGCGCCTTCGGGCAGGTCGCCTTGAGGCGGAACCGCGTGCCGGGAGCGCGCCGAGGCGCCGTGGGCTTGTTTTCCCTCGTCTCGGCCCGAGCCGGCCAGACCGCGTAGGCCCCCTGCGTCGCCGGCTGGCCGCCCTTGGGGTAGAGGCGAATGTCGTCGTCGTCGATATCACCCTTGTCTTCCACGGCGACCGTGAGCTCCACCGCCGAGCGCCCGCCCTTGGGATCGGCCGCTCGCCCCCAGAGAGCCGACTCGGCGGCGAAGAGGTCGGCGCTGGTCTCGTGCTTCTGCCGCTCCATGGCCCGCCACCAGAACCGGAGGTGACCCCGGATGGTCGGGACGCGGATGACGTCGATCTCATCCACCGTGCGCGGCGCCGTCGCGCCTCCCAGGATGGGCGTGACGACCTCGAGGTGGACCACGATCTCCACCTGCTCCTCGCCGCCCCGAGCCGAGCGCTTCCTTTTCTGCGGCAGTGTCAGGACTTGCGACATCATCCCTCCCCGGTCGATTGCAGCGTCGGTTGCCAGATGGATAAACGACAGCCGCGACGAGATATTCCGTTGATGGCAGGACCCTAGATCGACTTCCCGCATTTGAGGACTTTTTTTCACAAGTGGTCGGCAAGCCAGGCCAGACGCGGGCTTCCGACAGCCACCTTCTGACAAGTTCTGGGAGCTGACAGGGTTTCAGGACACATTGTCAAGTTCGCGAGTCTCCGCGTATCCTCTGGTTTCAGGCATGTCCGGGACAGGTCAGGTGAGCAACTCGAACAAAACCTCGCCCGCACTCGATCTCTTTCACGTCGTCAACAAGCTCATTCCAGACGACCAGGAGATCCTCTCGGTTGCGGTGGATACGCCCGTGAGGGACGCCATCGCGAGGATGGAGGAGCATAGCTACTCCCAGTTGCCGGTCGTGGCCGGAAGAACGGTCGTGGGAGTCTTCTCTTATC is part of the Candidatus Tanganyikabacteria bacterium genome and harbors:
- a CDS encoding CRISPR-associated protein Cmr1, whose translation is MSQVLTLPQKRKRSARGGEEQVEIVVHLEVVTPILGGATAPRTVDEIDVIRVPTIRGHLRFWWRAMERQKHETSADLFAAESALWGRAADPKGGRSAVELTVAVEDKGDIDDDDIRLYPKGGQPATQGAYAVWPARAETRENKPTAPRRAPGTRFRLKATCPKAHASEVRAAIAAWILFGGYGGRTRRGLGSLAVDVAAEREAWLPKALTRAEFERVFGRDVLKADAAAAPADIPVLSGASLHGGLPVADPEAAWTTALAWLRDFRQKDGAGDGFAREPGADNRRPGRSNWPESDKVRQLAGSGPWAHKPRHNATPVWPRAGFGLPIIGQFQGRDRTGQPYRDNEPRPFTLVWKKGSAGHDRLASPLIVKAIPLADGRFVPAALWLNRGYPDGGKVGLQEGAPISGSGPALKRGSEAAFDDLVAPGDKPLSKWLAAGAGAPQGQRLRTAFCAWLAEVKQVKEVR
- a CDS encoding TIGR02710 family CRISPR-associated protein, with product MNPAAREVSLTGVRTPLLCERFAGLSDEAFEAARQEAIGALGPEQVKPRRSPSQGDVVYQEQVFPCELERVRRAAASRLQTGDDAVLDLLFVTVGAQPESPTLAIVATPARYVILLHTDEEWESANDVVGVLGLNATESRLLSLGDGKNPVRLYEIVFREWKERGRPDHVGVDLTGGLKTMSAAAAVAAFALPRARLFYIDARQPRMMGGPRWIDEERLEMENPFRVFGEIDRSAARELLRHGRYSAAAAAYHRIAARVRDKTPDLLRAKLAEGFDAIERLDFATGAALLEALDRDLAGLKATLPDDSVIGMRSAIGKNARGARSLALAASRVRAQENPDPAKDRDVLISAEGLELVAMVVESARRRFVDGSYDIAALLAYRAIELIGQRRLAMLGETDPSAMDWHGIAEKAGMDLADLVDRYNAKLKDARYRLPASAGDLPTEIGMAVCYTLLAVAFPADLTEGMDLKKLVGVGQARNRSLLAHGIQLLGQEAAKGILDMADKLLARLLTMEGLDEPSARALFERHRLALVTD
- a CDS encoding CRISPR-associated protein Crm3, translating into MPSATLTLEPRDGFHFKDGRGWHSEVASHARAVDWPFPPTLLGALRTAWGRANEGEQTFTRDDWLSRTKPICLGANLPLRRRIGEAWRAGHRMWPRPADAWRPEGTSAATRLEPKPEDVAGQSLYSADDNPADRLWFASPDSQVKAAELPLWWTDAEWLAWLRGQAVEWPDERDLLSELPARRLPRRVQVHVGIDPETLTGRDGSLFSADVCETLHKARGDGRIAWYEWGIALEADTPESAAPLDGLPFTLGGDSRLARCLEGPQGVFAPPADFGPAAGGLRLFVVTPVWFEGGWLPDGFGAGGGGVLEGTLPGVAGRMILRAALVNRPLNLSGWDLVARGPKNTRRLVPPGAVYFFQKASGEAFTPQELAALWLAGWGQDTGSGLGRVVAGRWDPGD
- the cmr4 gene encoding type III-B CRISPR module RAMP protein Cmr4; this encodes MQTQPYLLQALSPLHAGTGQALDIIDLPIARMRATGIPIVPGSSIKGVLRDARRSGNGGAPPKDALLAVFGPEQTDDTSAHAGALVVGDAHLLALPVRSFRGTVAWVTCPLLLELARRDLRGVAGLPGSFSLPSGNCARVAEGSLNLHTVGQGTKVYFEDLDLPAGADAAATEWARFLAGLLFADGGERQVFEKRFAVVDDETMTFLWETATQVDTRVRLDPKTRTVAKGALWTEESLPAETVLLGLIAADRSRKPGQEDLKPAGVLKVALPGEETLQFGGKATVGRGRCRMVPISLN
- a CDS encoding type III-B CRISPR module-associated protein Cmr5; amino-acid sequence: MNRDQERARHAYQAAAQAKSELKDKFEDYKGAVKDLGADILRNGLAAAVSTLERDKSRQEVRLVFRDLASAGIPHFEECTGESLPSRIRELETAHYMLATRETLKFVVWLKRAVEAKGDQK
- a CDS encoding AAA family ATPase, whose product is MAFVNREAELAFLRSVRERGGGLVVVYGKRRVGKTALVRQFTTDVPHVYFLADKAPESAQLQALSEQVGLLFEDEFVRTRGFGTWTDAFRYLAGKGRVVLVIDEFPYLIETNAAIPSIFQKGWDEYLQGSGVLLILLGSSIGMMETEVLGYRSPLFGRRTGQLLVTSLSFWDLREFCACPPEELMGRYAILGGMPAYWLRFDPHASLWANIAENVLQPEAYLYGEPEFILREELREPRNYFAILRAISLGKTRPGEIVNETGLDKNLVGKYLSVLTDLRIVRREVPVTEWSAEKSKRGVYLIDEPFFRFWFRFVFPNRSFLEERRPEYVLDHKIKPALDLFVSQAFEDVCRAYVRKGWLEGPHFEQVGRWWTKEAEIDVVALAEDAGTMLVGEAKWSAKPVGIAVLEGLERKAARVPWRAGRRQERYVLFSRGGFTRELRDRARREGVRLVDLADLVESTRPHG
- the cas10 gene encoding type III-B CRISPR-associated protein Cas10/Cmr2, producing the protein MNATYFLVTLGPVQEFIAQARRTRDLWFGSHLLGELSRAAARAVADAGGELIFPALEKGHPELEPADGPFRPGGAPALSIANRIVAVLPDGCDPSALAKECRKAVTKRLEDVAARVEKRCADLLAPESAEIWREQLDTLVEFLAAWAPVGDAPDGYRQAREHVERRLAGRKGLRDFASWSRQGAGRLKSSLDGGRSTVLEKPDQRPAELVRRFRINAGEQLDAIGLLKRAGGEPEHFVPLANVALGPWISKAAEAAPAAFQAVRTACGGGVFTQIGSALAAVKAFPFDAQVFLPDRWKSLLSEIGLPREWGETHVQPLLAMMKTPSPYLACLVADGDKMGAAISELSDPERHRDLSRQLALFATKAREIVAEWDGILVYAGGDDVLAFLPLHSAAPCAERLHKAFAEMMAPLGLSRAPTLSVGLGIGHLLVPMGELLALGRRAERLAKDSGRNRLAVVADKRSGGEVQWSRGWHDDPSGLLAAAKTALAGDLSHKKVYEIARAISRMPEPAELSSGNEASWCDVLLGETRRILARTEARGVLEPAQVGLDLSGASYSEYRQRIDDWVSLMMIARLIAHAEASAEPRAGSEKELVDA
- the cmr6 gene encoding type III-B CRISPR module RAMP protein Cmr6 codes for the protein MRAALLQPARERVADHPGLAYDVWAPAEAGTGKVPDGQRPDWLGRLIRSAGHLGTEESGYPAFFRRWRQSFGEADVVIEIKARSRLLLGHGNPAATEVGLTLHHTWGVPIIPGSAIKGLLNHYVDASYGPSHPGAEPDRQPFGGVVWDEQSRRIVAGPGEQHRALFGGPAWDKDPFGAAGGIVFHDALWVPAPGGFLAPDVITVHQKAYYDKMGAAWPNDYTSPVPIGFLTVKPGQRFLLAISSREGGANLLEFAKTELLCALDEWGIGAKTSSGYGRLGRADAPAGGDGGARAIQVQLDPGRELLIAVNSLNPSNAASEVPKILDRAGAAKREWAEKIVAKLGRKWVAERRERFAWAGELMALLQAGERQ